In Cygnus olor isolate bCygOlo1 chromosome 22, bCygOlo1.pri.v2, whole genome shotgun sequence, a genomic segment contains:
- the RNF214 gene encoding RING finger protein 214: MALERAQAEGPAAAPTESHGEAAAGGDAETAAAPGEAPVPSGGEGAAAEDEEEEEEEEEGEEGPGPGGGPPEAGGQRGGAAEEPEPEAAPAKPSQNIAVQTDFKTADVDASTDQDIEKNLDKMMSERALLKERYQEVLDKQRQVENQLQVQLKQLQQRREEEMKNHQEILKAIQDVTIKREETKKKMEKEKKEFLQKEQDLKAEIEKLCEKGRRLLKEQEEKENKIASLIAEQSDEKQLWEMELDKLKNQHNEINRNILEETERAWKAEILSLESRKELLVLKLEEAEKEAELHLTYLKSAPPTLETMRPKQEWEMRLNRIRMTKESVRDQFNDHIQMVRNGTKLSSLPQIPTPTLPPPPSETDFMLTAFQPNPSLTPRLPFPIGPVPVPMVMPSADPRALSFPLLNPAISRPNQPSPPLPASQGRNSPVVASLIGTHSPHMTPAASIPPPPGLGGVKVTPEFHRPQPADKLEKLLEKLLTRFPQCNKAQLTNILQQIKTARRTMAGLTMEELNQLVAAKLAEQQERAAAGAQPLSRIRAPMFSAPLPQISTPMFLPPAQVAYPGTASHTPAACKLCLMCQKLVQPGDLHPMACSHVLHKECIKFWAQTNTNDTCPFCPSLK; encoded by the exons atggCCCTGGAGCGGGCGCAGGCCgagggccccgccgccgcccc CACCGAGAGCCACGGCGAGGCGGCGGCCGGAGGAGACGCGGAGACCGCGGCGGCCCCCGGCGAGGCCCCGGTGCCGTcggggggcgagggggcggcggcggaggacgaggaggaggaggaggaggaggaggagggggaggaaggccCGGGCCCTGGCGGCGGCCCCCCCGAGGCCGGCGGGCAGCGCGGAGGGGCGGCGGAGGAGCCCGAGCCCGAGGCGGCCCCCGCGAAGCCGTCGCAGAACATCGCGGTGCAg ACCGACTTCAAGACGGCCGATGTGGACGCCAGCACGGATCAGGACATCGAGAAGAACTTG GACAAAATGATGTCTGAGAGGGCTTTGCTGAAGGAACGTTACCAGGAGGTGTTGGACAAACAGAGGCAAGTGGAGAACCAGCTACAGGTACAGCTTaagcagctccagcagcggagggaggaagagatgaaGAACCACCAG GagattttgaaagcaattcAGGATGTTACAATCAAGCGAGAAGAGACAAAgaagaagatggagaaagaaaagaaagaattcctGCAGAAAGAGCAGgatctgaaagcagaaattgaGAAACTCTGTGAGAAAGGCAGAAG GTTGCTGAAAgaacaggaggagaaggaaaacaagatagCTTCTCTGATTGCAGAGCAGTCTGATGAAAA GCAGCTGTGGGAGATGGAGCTAGATAAGCTGAAGAACCAGCACAATGAAATCAACAGGAACATTCTTGAGGAGACGGAACGGGCCTGGAAAGCAGAG ATCCTGTCCCTGGAGAGCCGAAAGGAGCTGCTGGTGTTGAAActagaagaagcagaaaaagaagcagagctaCACCTCACCTACCTCAA GTCTGCGCCACCAACGCTGGAGACAATGAGGCCAAAGCAGGAGTGGGAGATGAGGCTGAACAGGATACGAATGACAAAGGAGAGTGTCAGA GACCAGTTCAATGACCACATTCAGATGGTGAGAAATGGAACAAAGCTGAGCAGCCTCCCACAGATCCCAACCCCAACACTGCCACCTCCACCCTCAGAA acagATTTCATGCTGACGGCATTCCAGCCCAACCCATCCCTCACTCCCAGGCTCCCGTTTCCCATAGGACCAGTCCCCGTTCCCATGGTCATGCCGAGCGCCGATCCTAGGGcgctctcctttcctctcctgaaCCCCGCGATCTCCAGGCCCAACCAGCCTTCCCCACCGCTGCCTGCTTCCCAAGGAAGAAACAGCCCTGTCGTGGCATCGCTCATCGGCACCCACAGTCCTCATATGACTCCTgctgcctccatccctcctccGCCGGGCCTGGGAGGAGTTAAGGTCACTCCAGAGTTTCACAGGCCGCAGCCGGCGGATAAGCTGGAAAAGCTTTTGGAGAAGTTGTTGACTCGGTTTCCGCAGTGCAACAA ggcCCAGCTCACCAACATCCTGCAGCAGATCAAGACTGCTCGGAGGACCATGGCGGGGCTGACCATGGAGGAGCTCAACCAGCTGGTGGCGGCCAAGCtcgcagagcagcaggagcgggCAGCAGCCGGGGCTCAG cctctcagTCGAATCAGGGCCCCCATGTTTTCTGCTCCGCTGCCTCAAATCAGCACGCCCATgttcctgcccccagcccaggtggCTTACCCTGGAACAGCATCACat ACCCCCGCTGCCTGTAAGCTGTGTCTCATGTGCCAGAAGCTTGTGCAGCCCGGTGACCTTCACCCCATGGCCTGTTCGCATGTGCTTCACAAGGAG TGCATCAAATTCTGGGCACAAACCAACACAAATGACACTTGCCCCTTTTGTCCAAGTCTCAAATGA
- the BACE1 gene encoding beta-secretase 1, which produces MAPAWPCLLLCLGAAALRAGPAPPRIRLPLRGGAAPPPGPRARRAPEEEAERRGSFVEMIDNLRGKSGQGYYVEMTVGSPPQKLNILVDTGSSNFAVGAAPHPFLRRYYQRQLSSTYRDLRKGVYVPYTQGKWEGELGTDLVTIPHGPNVTVRANIAAITESDKFFINGSNWEGILGLAYAEIARPDDSLEPFFDSLVKQTQVPNIFSLQLCGAGFSLNETEALASVGGSMIIGGIDRSLYVGDIWYTPIRKEWYYEVIIVRLEVNGQDLNMDCKEYNYDKSIVDSGTTNLRLPKKVFEAAVKSIKTASSTEKFPDGFWLGEQLVCWQVGTTPWHIFPVLSLYLMGEATNQSFRITILPQQYLRPVEDVATSQDDCYKFAISQSSTGTVMGAVIMEGFYVVFDRARKRIGFAVSACHVHDEFRTAAVEGPYLHPNMEDCGYNIPQTDESTLMTIAYVMAAICALFMLPLCLMVFQWRCFHCLRRDHDDFADDISLLK; this is translated from the exons ATGGCTCCCGcctggccctgcctgctgctctgcctcggCGCCGCGGCCCTGCgagccggcccggccccgccgcgcatCCGCCTGCCGCTGAGGGgaggcgcggccccgccgccgggcccccggGCTCGCCGGGCCCCGGAGGAGGAGGCCGAGCGGAGGGGGAGCTTCGTGGAGATGATCGATAACCTGCGCGGCAAGTCCGGCCAGGGCTACTACGTGGAGATGACGGTGGGCAGCCCCCCGCAGAAG ctgaaTATCCTGGTGGACACCGGGAGCAGTAACTTCGCCGTGGGAGCTGCGCCTCACCCCTTTCTCCGGAGATACTACCAGCGGCAGCT GTCCAGCACCTACCGCGACCTGCGGAAGGGCGTGTACGTGCCCTACACGCAGGGCAAGTGGGAAGGGGAGCTGGGCACTGACCTCGTCACCATCCCCCACGGCCCCAACGTCACCGTCAGAGCCAACATCGCTGCCATCACCGAGTCGGACAAATTCTTCATCAACGGCTCCAACTGGGAAGGGATCCTGGGGCTGGCCTACGCTGAGATCGCCCGG CCCGACGACAGCCTGGAGCCCTTCTTTGACTCCTTGGTGAAGCAGACCCAGGTGCCCAACATCTTCTCCCTCCAGCTTTGCGGGGCAGGCTTCTCGCTCAACGAGACGGAGGCCCTGGCCTCAGTGGGAGGCAGCATG ATCATCGGTGGCATCGACCGCTCGCTGTACGTGGGTGACATCTGGTACACGCCCATCCGCAAGGAGTGGTACTACGAGGTGATCATCGTCAGGCTGGAGGTCAACGGGCAGGACCTGAACATGGACTGCAAAGAG TATAACTACGACAAGAGTATCGTGGACAGCGGGACCACCAACCTCCGGCTGCCGAAGAAGGTGTTTGAGGCTGCGGTGAAATCCATCAAAACAGCTTCCTCG ACAGAGAAGTTCCCAGACGGCTTCtggctgggggagcagctggTTTGCTGGCAGGTCGGCACCACCCCCTGGCACATCTTCCCTGTCCTGTCCCTCTACCTGATGGGGGAGGCCACCAACCAGTCCTTCCGCATCACCATCCTGCCCCAG CAATACCTGCGTCCAGTGGAGGATGTGGCCACCTCTCAGGACGACTGCTACAAGTTCGCCATCTCTCAGTCCTCCACCGGCACCGTCATGGGCGCAGTCATCATGGAGGGCTTCTACGTGGTCTTCGACCGCGCCCGCAAGCGCATCGGCTTTGCTGTCAGTGCCTGCCACG TGCACGACGAGTTTCGGACGGCCGCAGTGGAGGGGCCCTACCTGCACCCCAACATGGAGGACTGTGGCTACAACATCCCGCAGACGGACGAGTCCACCTTGATGACCATCGCGTACGTCATGGCGGCCATCTGCGCCCTGTTCATGCTGCCTCTCTGCCTCATGGTGTTTCAGTGGcgctgcttccactgcctgcgGCGGGACCACGACGACTTTGCCGACGACATATCCTTGCTGAAGTGA